A single window of Leptospira dzoumogneensis DNA harbors:
- the aspS gene encoding aspartate--tRNA ligase, with protein MEDWILEGYKSRAWAGEVTDAQEGKTLTLFGWSFRFRDQGGVIFVDLRDRTGILQVVLRKEILGENFAAAEKIRSEYVIAVQGKLKKRDAESINPKMKTGTIELVVDQLIILNSAKTPPFSLDEFEEISEENRLKYRYLDFRRDELKNRMIKRHEFVFAIRNYLNSRKFVEIETPILNKSTPEGARDFLVPSRLNPNSFYALPQSPQIFKQILMVGGMERYFQIVKCFRDEDLRADRQPEFTQLDMEFSFVSQEEILSEIEGLFSQVMKDVFSLDFKGPFSRMPYKQAMEEYGSDKPDLRFGMKLVDVSEIVKDSDFQVFAGAVANGGVVKAVCVPGGSVISRKEIEDLTAWLNRDYKAKGLAYMKHGAEGLESTITKRFTPDALSKIAGLVGSKEGDMVFFGADEREIVNHSLGALRLKLSERFDKPAEGSFHISWIVDFPMFEWNKDSKRWDSLHHPFTSPGDSSLEIFSSEERLQKEAGNALAKAYDLVLNGVEIGGGSIRIHSKDVQTRVFSTLGIGPEEAKEKFGFLLEALEYGAPPHGGIAFGIDRILMLMTGGKSIRDVIAFPKTQKGVCLMSECPSEVEEKQLQELKLRLIKV; from the coding sequence TTGGAAGATTGGATTTTAGAAGGTTATAAATCAAGAGCCTGGGCAGGAGAAGTAACTGATGCCCAAGAAGGAAAAACTCTCACTCTATTCGGTTGGTCTTTCCGATTCCGGGACCAAGGCGGGGTCATCTTTGTGGACCTCCGGGATAGAACAGGGATCCTGCAAGTAGTATTGCGTAAAGAGATCCTGGGAGAAAACTTCGCGGCTGCGGAGAAGATCCGCTCCGAATACGTGATCGCTGTCCAAGGAAAGCTCAAAAAACGTGATGCGGAAAGTATCAATCCCAAAATGAAAACCGGTACGATCGAGCTTGTTGTAGATCAGCTTATTATTTTGAACTCCGCAAAAACTCCTCCATTCTCCTTGGATGAATTCGAAGAGATTTCCGAAGAGAACCGACTGAAATACAGATACTTGGATTTCAGAAGGGACGAACTCAAAAACAGAATGATCAAACGTCATGAGTTCGTATTCGCAATTCGTAATTATCTAAACTCTCGTAAGTTTGTGGAGATCGAGACTCCAATCCTGAACAAGTCCACTCCGGAAGGTGCAAGGGACTTTTTAGTACCTTCTCGCTTGAACCCGAATTCATTCTATGCTCTTCCACAATCTCCTCAGATCTTCAAACAGATCCTGATGGTAGGTGGGATGGAGAGATATTTCCAGATCGTAAAATGTTTCAGGGACGAGGACTTAAGAGCGGACAGACAACCTGAATTCACTCAGTTGGATATGGAATTCTCCTTTGTTTCCCAAGAAGAGATCCTCTCAGAGATCGAAGGTCTATTCTCCCAAGTGATGAAGGATGTGTTCAGTCTGGATTTCAAGGGTCCATTCTCTAGAATGCCTTATAAACAAGCCATGGAAGAATACGGTTCCGATAAACCCGACCTTCGTTTTGGAATGAAACTGGTAGATGTTTCCGAAATCGTAAAAGATTCGGATTTCCAAGTATTTGCCGGCGCGGTTGCAAACGGTGGAGTAGTAAAAGCGGTTTGTGTTCCCGGCGGTTCCGTAATTTCCAGAAAAGAGATCGAAGATCTGACTGCTTGGTTGAACAGAGATTACAAAGCAAAAGGCCTCGCATACATGAAACACGGGGCAGAAGGTTTAGAATCTACTATTACAAAAAGATTCACTCCGGATGCCCTTTCCAAAATCGCAGGCTTAGTCGGCTCTAAAGAAGGAGACATGGTCTTTTTCGGAGCGGATGAAAGAGAAATTGTAAACCATTCTCTAGGCGCACTTCGCCTGAAACTTTCGGAAAGATTTGACAAACCTGCAGAAGGAAGCTTTCATATTTCCTGGATCGTGGACTTTCCGATGTTCGAATGGAACAAGGACAGCAAACGCTGGGATTCTTTACACCACCCGTTCACTTCTCCCGGGGATTCCAGTTTGGAAATTTTTTCTTCCGAGGAAAGACTCCAAAAAGAAGCGGGAAATGCACTCGCTAAAGCCTATGATCTGGTGCTGAATGGTGTGGAGATTGGTGGAGGTTCCATTCGTATCCATTCCAAAGATGTGCAGACTCGAGTCTTTTCCACTTTGGGGATCGGACCAGAGGAAGCTAAGGAAAAATTCGGCTTCTTATTGGAGGCCTTGGAATATGGGGCACCTCCTCATGGAGGGATCGCGTTCGGTATCGATAGGATCTTGATGCTGATGACCGGCGGAAAATCCATCCGAGATGTGATCGCATTCCCTAAAACTCAGAAGGGTGTTTGTTTGATGAGCGAATGTCCGTCTGAAGTGGAAGAGAAACAGCTCCAAGAATTGAAGCTTAGGTTGATAAAGGTTTAA
- a CDS encoding PhoH family protein produces the protein MRKEQFTFENQDLYRKICGINDTGVKNLEKQLEIDLIPRGNGFQVEGIPTKVEFALDFFRLLETNYRDRPDRDFTDQFDFGYLLKQATREKKKEERKSDDEPFKPTEKILTTYKGKHLYSRTKNQEKYIQSFLNNLITFGIGPAGTGKTFLSVAMACRFLQNGIVDKIVLTRPAVEAGENLGFLPGDLNQKVDPYLRPVYDALNECIGFEKTQEYIALTKIEIAPVAFMRGRTLSKSFIILDEAQNCTLAQLKMIMTRLGRNSRMCISGDVTQIDLEHGRSGFDRVVNLFRQTEGIGQVFFGKEDITRHPLVETIVRKFEEL, from the coding sequence ATCAGGAAAGAACAATTTACTTTCGAAAACCAAGACCTGTATCGTAAGATCTGTGGGATCAACGATACGGGTGTCAAAAATTTGGAAAAACAATTGGAGATCGATCTAATCCCTAGGGGGAACGGTTTTCAAGTGGAAGGAATTCCTACAAAGGTGGAATTCGCATTGGATTTTTTCAGATTATTGGAAACCAATTATCGGGACAGACCGGACCGTGATTTTACGGACCAATTCGATTTCGGTTATCTTCTTAAACAAGCTACTCGGGAAAAGAAGAAGGAAGAGCGTAAGTCGGATGACGAGCCCTTCAAACCTACCGAAAAGATACTCACCACATACAAGGGAAAACATCTTTATTCCAGGACTAAAAACCAGGAAAAGTATATTCAATCTTTCTTAAATAATCTGATCACATTCGGGATCGGTCCCGCAGGAACTGGAAAAACGTTCCTATCAGTCGCAATGGCTTGCAGATTTTTACAGAACGGGATCGTGGATAAGATAGTATTAACAAGACCTGCGGTAGAAGCGGGAGAGAATCTTGGATTTTTGCCAGGGGATCTAAACCAAAAAGTGGATCCATATCTTCGTCCGGTTTATGATGCATTGAACGAATGTATCGGTTTTGAAAAAACCCAAGAATATATCGCGCTTACTAAAATAGAGATCGCACCGGTTGCGTTTATGAGAGGAAGGACTCTTTCCAAAAGTTTTATCATTTTGGACGAGGCTCAAAACTGTACTCTTGCTCAGCTTAAAATGATTATGACCCGTTTGGGCCGTAATTCCAGGATGTGTATCTCCGGGGACGTGACCCAAATCGACTTAGAACATGGTAGATCCGGTTTCGATCGTGTGGTAAACTTGTTCAGACAGACGGAAGGAATAGGCCAGGTGTTTTTCGGAAAAGAAGATATCACTAGACATCCGCTGGTAGAAACCATCGTGAGGAAGTTCGAGGAATTGTAA
- the dnaB gene encoding replicative DNA helicase, translated as MQADSLFELESEKSFLGFLLLKGADNLIDIPLVPEDFYQDTNRRIYKAILDLVDKRIAVDPVSVLNFLKENSLLKDPEREYEYIYSLYKDSVVSHPLGYYAERIKRLSERRKYSKLLMNALELIQKEPGENESVFNQIEQSLTDVSRSADVKGLLPVSGDKAALSEYIKDIMESRGQIKGLRTNFTQFDEMTSGLKEYEMMVLAARPGNGKTTLALNIASNVALIHNRPVVIFSLEMSRMELLLKLVCSYAQVESNKLKRSEVTKSDAPKLIDAIIKVTSSPIYIDDSGALSVDDFKGRVRKLLTNETLGLIIVDYLQLMNDPKNRDGGRQQEVSSISRALKQMAKEARCPVIALSQMNRSIEQRSKDQRPQLADLRESGAIEQDADIVTFIYRGEKGKDEEEDPRMKGMAEIIIAKNRSGPTGSFPLAFRPELSRFDNV; from the coding sequence ATGCAAGCCGACTCCTTGTTTGAACTGGAATCCGAGAAGTCCTTTCTCGGATTTCTGCTTCTTAAAGGAGCGGATAATCTAATCGATATTCCCCTCGTTCCTGAGGATTTTTACCAAGATACAAACAGAAGAATTTACAAGGCAATCCTGGACCTTGTGGACAAACGGATCGCAGTAGATCCTGTTTCCGTCCTAAACTTCTTAAAAGAAAATTCATTACTTAAAGATCCGGAAAGAGAATACGAATATATTTATTCTCTTTATAAGGATTCTGTAGTTTCCCATCCTCTGGGTTACTATGCGGAAAGGATCAAACGTCTTTCCGAAAGAAGAAAATATTCTAAATTATTAATGAACGCCCTGGAGTTGATCCAGAAAGAACCGGGCGAAAACGAGTCGGTATTCAATCAGATCGAACAAAGTCTTACGGATGTTTCCAGATCTGCGGATGTAAAAGGACTTCTTCCTGTTTCCGGAGATAAGGCGGCACTTTCCGAATATATCAAAGATATCATGGAGAGTAGAGGCCAGATCAAAGGTCTCAGGACTAATTTTACTCAGTTCGATGAGATGACTTCCGGCCTAAAAGAATACGAGATGATGGTCTTGGCTGCAAGACCCGGTAACGGTAAGACCACATTGGCACTGAATATCGCATCCAATGTTGCTCTGATCCATAACCGACCGGTGGTGATCTTCTCCTTAGAGATGAGTAGAATGGAACTTCTGCTCAAACTTGTGTGTTCTTATGCCCAGGTGGAATCCAATAAATTAAAACGTTCCGAAGTGACCAAGTCGGATGCTCCCAAGCTGATCGATGCAATCATTAAGGTAACTTCTTCTCCTATTTATATAGATGATTCAGGCGCACTGAGTGTGGACGACTTTAAGGGAAGAGTCCGTAAACTTCTCACCAATGAAACACTTGGACTCATTATCGTGGATTATCTCCAGCTCATGAACGACCCCAAAAATAGGGACGGGGGAAGACAACAAGAGGTTTCTTCGATTTCCAGAGCGCTTAAGCAGATGGCAAAAGAAGCAAGATGTCCGGTGATCGCACTTTCTCAGATGAACCGATCCATTGAGCAGAGATCCAAGGACCAAAGACCTCAACTTGCGGACTTAAGAGAGTCGGGTGCGATCGAACAGGACGCTGATATTGTTACATTCATCTATCGTGGAGAGAAGGGAAAGGACGAAGAGGAAGATCCTAGAATGAAGGGAATGGCGGAGATCATCATCGCCAAAAACAGGTCCGGACCAACCGGTTCTTTTCCACTTGCCTTCCGACCTGAACTTTCCAGATTTGATAACGTGTAG
- the rplI gene encoding 50S ribosomal protein L9, whose translation MRVILQKDVSNLGDAGDVKEVADGFARNFLFPQRLAVRASEGKTKMALHQKKLADLKKEKRKKDMESVSSGLNGKEFEISVKTGGGDKLFGAVTPADVAALLKTAGFEVDKRKIEFPEPIRNLGSYKLKVRLAEGILPTITVHVKKEEVVSTEA comes from the coding sequence ATGAGAGTAATATTACAAAAAGATGTTTCTAACTTAGGAGACGCGGGAGATGTAAAGGAAGTTGCGGACGGTTTCGCTCGTAATTTTCTTTTCCCTCAAAGACTCGCTGTAAGAGCTTCTGAAGGTAAGACCAAAATGGCTCTTCACCAAAAGAAACTTGCAGATCTTAAAAAAGAAAAACGCAAGAAAGATATGGAATCCGTATCTTCTGGATTGAACGGAAAAGAATTCGAAATTTCCGTTAAGACCGGAGGCGGGGATAAACTTTTTGGAGCGGTAACTCCTGCCGATGTAGCAGCTTTGTTAAAAACCGCAGGATTCGAAGTAGACAAACGTAAAATCGAATTCCCAGAGCCTATCCGTAACCTAGGTTCCTATAAATTAAAAGTGCGTCTTGCCGAAGGTATCCTCCCGACTATCACAGTTCATGTGAAGAAAGAGGAAGTCGTTTCTACAGAAGCGTAA